The DNA window CCGAAACCAACACCTACAGCGAGACCTTCAGGAAAGTTATGGACAGTTATTGCAAATACAAACAACCATACCTTTCTGAGGTTGGAATTATTATTTTCATACACAGCTAAATTTCCACCATTTGTATTTCCGTTTACTGCATTTGAAAGCAGGTTGGTATCAGGGAAAAACTTATCAATGAAATCTAGGAAAATGCCCCCACATAATATGCCTACCAAGGTAATGGTTGCGCCCCTTATCCCACCACCGCCTTTTTCGATTGCCGGCACAATCAGACTGAAGGAAGTAGCTGCAAGCATAACTCCGGCAGCTGCACCCAGCAGCAGGTCAAGCAGCTTCTTAGATATTTTCTTTGTAAAAAATATAGGCAGTGAGCCTATTCCGGTGGCCAGACCGGCACCAAGACTCGCCATAATTCCAAGCCATATCATATTGAACTGTGAGAGATACTCTATCATACATGGACCCCCTTCAATACCCGCTAATTTCATATTATGATTTAGCTCGGATATGGTTACAACAAATTATATATGCTTGATATTCCTATGTGCAGTTATATATAATTGAAACATGAGT is part of the Clostridia bacterium genome and encodes:
- a CDS encoding ZIP family metal transporter; amino-acid sequence: MIEYLSQFNMIWLGIMASLGAGLATGIGSLPIFFTKKISKKLLDLLLGAAAGVMLAATSFSLIVPAIEKGGGGIRGATITLVGILCGGIFLDFIDKFFPDTNLLSNAVNGNTNGGNLAVYENNNSNLRKVWLFVFAITVHNFPEGLAVGVGFGDGDIVNGLSIAIGIGLQNLPEGLAVALPLLREHYTKKKAFLIALCTGLVEPIGGLLGVALVQVSKPILPFALAFAAGAMLFVISHEIIPETQHQQSHSKLATHALLVGFVVMMFLDNTLG